The segment CTGCAGCTCGAGTGCCGAACCGACCGATGACACCTTCACCCCGTACATCGACACCCTCGTCGAACTGGTCACCGCCGCGCTGCGGACGCCCCGACCCGTATAGCCCGACCATCGATAGTGACCCATCACACTCCTGCTCGACGTATGTTTCGGAGCAGCTGGATCGACTCATACTTATCGGCGTCGTCCGCGACGCCCCCAGCTCCGGATGTCCGGAGACGACCTACACGAAAGAGGTACGCACCGATGGCCGACTTCATCGACAAGGCTCAGCACAAGGCAGAGGAACTTGCCGGGACTGCGAAGGAGAAGGCAGGCGAGGCGACCGGTGACGACAGCCTTCGCGCCGAAGGTGCCAAGGATCAGGCCAAGGCCAACACTCACCAGGCCGCCGACAAGGTCTCCGACGCCGCCGAAAGTGTTGCCGACTCCGCAGCCGGTGCAGCCAAGGAGGCCAAGCATGCCGCCTCCGACGTCGCCGACAAGGCGGCCGACGTTGCCGAGGACGTCAAGGACACCGTCAAGAACAAGGTCGGCAACGTCGATGCCGACGACGTGAAGGAGAAGGCCTCCCAGGTCGCCGACAAGGCAGCCGACAAGGCCTCCGCCGTCGCCGACGACGTGAAGAACAAGGTTCGCAACATCGACAGCGAGGATGTGGCCGAGGCCGCGAAGGTCGGTACTCCCGTCATCGCCGCCATCGCAGCCGTTGCCGGTGCTGTCGCGTTCGTGCTGATCCGTCGACGCAACCGTCGCAACAGCGCTGCGCACCTGTTCGTGCCGTCGAAGCGCACCACCCGCAAGCTCGCCAAGAAGGCTCGCAAGCACAGCTTCTGACGGTAATTGCACGAGAGAAGCCCCGCCTCCCGTTCGAGGCGGGGCTTCTCTCGTCTCTACAGCGGCTTGAGTGCCCGGCTGGGCACCCAGTGCGTGACGGTTTCGCTTCGGTCTCGTGACATCAACTCGTACGTGACGCGACCGAGCCAATCCCCGTCGACGGTGATGGACCATTCGACCAGATCTCCCGGTACGACGCGTCGCACATCGAATCCCTCGGGGTTGAACTTCGACGAGTGGTGCGGCGGAAGCGGGTAGAGGATGTTGAGGTCGATCCAGACCTTCAGCGGTGGTCGGAGCAGCTTGAACGGCCGCACGGCAGACGCCGGTCGAGGTTGCGCGCGCCGTGCCATCGTTCGATCATACGTTCGATTTCTACACCGATCCACCGCCCCGGAGAACGAAGAACGGCCACCCGCACGCGAGGTGCGAGTGGCCGTTGTTCGGTGTTACGAGGATCAGATGCCGAGCGATCCCGCCAGGAACGGCCAGGAGTTGTGCAGGTCGTCCTGCCAGTAGCCCCACGAGTGGTTTCCGATCGGGCGGAAGTCCACGGTGGCCGGGATTCCGAGCTGGTCGAGCCGCTTGGCCAGGTTCGAGGTGCAGAAGTTGGTGGCAACTTCGATGCCGCCGCCGACGATGACCTGGTTGGCGAGCGTCGCCGGGTCGTTCTTCAGACGCGGGTTGGCGTAGGTGTCGTTCGGTGCACCGGGCAGGCCGCTGCCGGTGCTCATGTAGATCTGCGTTCCGCGGAGCTTCTCGGCGTTGAGCAGCGGATCGTTCTCGCGCCACACGGGGCCGTCGAGCGGTCCCCACATGTTCTCGACGTTGCCGCCGCCGTAGGTCTCGACGACGAGCTTGACGAACTGCTGACCGATGGGGTCGGAGGTCTGAGCGCAGCCGCTGTACGCAGCGACGCCGGTGAACTTGCCCGGGTACTTGATCGCGATGTTGAGAACCGAGGTGCCCGTCATGGACAGTGCTGCGAGCGACTGGCGGCCGTTGGTGTCGAACTGGGCGTCGATCAGCGGGGGCAGTTCTTCACCGAGGAAGGTGCTCCACTTGTTGCTGCCGAGCTTCGGATCGTCCTGGATCCAGTCGGTGTAGTACGACCACTTGCCCTTCTGCGGAGTCACGATGTACGCGTTCTTGTCCGAGAGGAAGGCCTCGGCGTCGGTCTGCGACTGCCACGATGCGGCATCCTCGCCGCCGCCTGCGCCGTTGAGCAGGTAGAGCACCGGGCGGGACACGCTGTCGTCGGCCGGCTTCTGCACCGTCACCGGAATGGTGCGGTTCATCGACGCCGAGAACACCTGGAGCTGAACCTGGCGGTTGTCGAGAGTGTTCACCGATTCGATCCGCGATCCGTTGCTCGACTGCGTCGTGGCCGCAGGCAGTTCGTCTGCGGACGCGACGGGCGTCATCAGCGCGGTCGGAAGAATCGCCACT is part of the Rhodococcus sp. SBT000017 genome and harbors:
- a CDS encoding CsbD family protein, coding for MADFIDKAQHKAEELAGTAKEKAGEATGDDSLRAEGAKDQAKANTHQAADKVSDAAESVADSAAGAAKEAKHAASDVADKAADVAEDVKDTVKNKVGNVDADDVKEKASQVADKAADKASAVADDVKNKVRNIDSEDVAEAAKVGTPVIAAIAAVAGAVAFVLIRRRNRRNSAAHLFVPSKRTTRKLAKKARKHSF
- a CDS encoding alpha/beta hydrolase, whose amino-acid sequence is MTPVASADELPAATTQSSNGSRIESVNTLDNRQVQLQVFSASMNRTIPVTVQKPADDSVSRPVLYLLNGAGGGEDAASWQSQTDAEAFLSDKNAYIVTPQKGKWSYYTDWIQDDPKLGSNKWSTFLGEELPPLIDAQFDTNGRQSLAALSMTGTSVLNIAIKYPGKFTGVAAYSGCAQTSDPIGQQFVKLVVETYGGGNVENMWGPLDGPVWRENDPLLNAEKLRGTQIYMSTGSGLPGAPNDTYANPRLKNDPATLANQVIVGGGIEVATNFCTSNLAKRLDQLGIPATVDFRPIGNHSWGYWQDDLHNSWPFLAGSLGI